The Abditibacteriota bacterium DNA segment AGGGCCCCGTGTATGAAAAGGAAGATCCCATCGACTATTCCCTGGACAAAAACAGCGTCCCTCCCGCTCCCGCCAAAACGCCTTATATCAGGGGTTATATCACCGGGGCGGAATACGTCCCCGCCAACGTGTCTTACGGCAGCTCGGAGATATGGGACGGCAGCAGCCTGAACACGGCCGCCATGGATCACATCAAGCAGCTCATCATGGACGAGGGCGCGGTGGAATTTGCCTATTATTCCAACAATGACTCCTACCTCACCAAGACCTATGCAGGCGGCTCCGCTTATTACTGCAATGCGGAAAAAAGCACCAACCACGAGATACTCATCATAGGCTGGGACGACAACTACTCCAAGTACAACTTCAAGACCACGGCTCCCGGCAACGGAGCCTGGCTGGCCAGGAACAGCTGGGGGACCGACTGGGGGGACGACGGCTATTTCTGGATGTCCTATTATGACAACAGCGCCGAGCAATACGCCAAGTTCACCCTGACGGAAGACACCTCCGTTTACAACAGGTATTTTTACAAGGAAAAGAAGGGCCTCACCTCCGGATTAAAAAAATCGAACTGGGGCAGGGTCGATTTCACACCTGCCGATGCGGCGACTCTGGTGGACGCCGCCACTTACGTGATCGCGGGAGGCAGAAACGTCACCTGCTACGTATACGTGAACGACGTCCTCAAAAAAACCGTCACCAAATACATCGAATGGCCCGGCTACTATCTGTTTCGCGTAAACACGTCCTATGGGGCCGGAGACAAGATACGGGTCATCTTCCAATATGATACTGAGGCGGAAGACGGAGTATGGTATATCCCCCTGTGCAACGACGCCTCCTATTGCACGTGGGGAAGCTACGTGTCCTCCAACGGCGCCTCCTGGAAAGACACTCTCACTGCGTGGGACAGCAAATACGCCGTCTGCATCAAGATGTACTGCCTTGTTCCCGTCCCCGTGACCGGCATATCCCTGAACACCTCCGCCCTTACCCTGGGGACCGGGAAAGGCTACTCTCTGACAGCCACGGTGAAGCCCTCCGGCGCCACCAACAAAAAGGTGACCTGGTCCTCCTCCAACACTGCCGTGGCCACAGTAAACAGCGGCACGGTAACGGGCAAAGCCCCCGGAACGGCAGTGATCACGGCCAGGACCGCTGACGGAGGCTACACAGCCACCTGCAAGGTGACAGTGCAGCAGTCCGTGACGGGAGTCTCGCTGAACTACGGCTCGATCGTGCCCGACGTGGGGGAGACCCGCACGCTCATCGCCACGGTAAAGCCCTCCGACGCGGCCAACAAGCAGGTCACCTGGTCCTCCTCCAACACAACCATAGCCACCGTATCCTCCTCCGGAGTGGTGACTGCCAAAAAAGCCGGCACCTGCACGATCACCGTCAAGACCGTTGACGGAGGCTTTACGGACACCTGCAAGGTGACGGTCACCGACCCCGTCGTAAAGGTGACGGGAGTCTCGCTGAACTACGCCTCCCTGTCTCTTGACGTGGGAGACACCCGCACCCTGACTGCCACGGTGAGCCCCTCCAACGCCACCAACAAGCAGGTTACCTGGTCCTCCTCCAATACGGCCGTGGCCACGGTATCCTCCTCCGGCTTGGTGACCGCCAAAGGAGCCGGCAGCTGCACGATCACCGTCAAGACTGCCGACAGCAGTTATACCGACACCTGCTCGGTGACGGTCAACCAGCCTGTTGTCCAAGTGACGGGCGTGGAGCTCAGCTCGGACTTTGTCAAGCTGGAAAAGGGCGATACGGCCACGCTAAAGGCAGCCGTGCTCCCCCTAAACGCCACCGACAAGTCCGTCACCTGGCGCACCGACGACAAAACCATAGCCACCGTGTCCTCGTCCGGCGTGGTCACGGCCGTGGGCCCCGGCACCACCAAGGTGAGGGTCAGGACCAGGGACGGAGGCTACGAAGCCAAATGCAAGATCAGAGTGGTGATATCCGTCACGGGAGTCACCCTGAACAAGACCACCGTGAAGCTCCGGCCCGGAGGGACGTACACCCTGAAGGCTGCAGTGACGCCCGCCGACGCCACCAATCAGGAGGTCACCTGGATGAGCTATGACACCTCTGTGGCCACCGTGGACCAGAACGGCAACGTCAAAGCCGTAGGCATCGGCGAGACCCGCATCAGAGTGAAGACCAGAGACGGAGGCTTCAAGGCCAAGTGCAAGATAAAGGTGGCAGTCCCGGTCACGGGGCTCAGTCTGGACAAGACCGCCGTCACGGTGAATGCAGGCTCCTCCGTCACCCTCAAGGCCACGGTGAGCCCCTCCGACGCCACGGACAAGAGAGTCACCTGGAT contains these protein-coding regions:
- a CDS encoding Ig-like domain-containing protein, translating into MKKTIFALISLLLFCGILWADDSDISPTNPKYLEWLEYGSEPVKTATGGLFFSGHVPPEFNSWTLPKDTGLKKGSLPASYDLRDEGRVPPVRNQNPYGICWAFAAMGGMEGNYLTRHPYGSIEYSTFNLVRWASDFYGTTLNTGGNYLKSTAYFAQLQGPVYEKEDPIDYSLDKNSVPPAPAKTPYIRGYITGAEYVPANVSYGSSEIWDGSSLNTAAMDHIKQLIMDEGAVEFAYYSNNDSYLTKTYAGGSAYYCNAEKSTNHEILIIGWDDNYSKYNFKTTAPGNGAWLARNSWGTDWGDDGYFWMSYYDNSAEQYAKFTLTEDTSVYNRYFYKEKKGLTSGLKKSNWGRVDFTPADAATLVDAATYVIAGGRNVTCYVYVNDVLKKTVTKYIEWPGYYLFRVNTSYGAGDKIRVIFQYDTEAEDGVWYIPLCNDASYCTWGSYVSSNGASWKDTLTAWDSKYAVCIKMYCLVPVPVTGISLNTSALTLGTGKGYSLTATVKPSGATNKKVTWSSSNTAVATVNSGTVTGKAPGTAVITARTADGGYTATCKVTVQQSVTGVSLNYGSIVPDVGETRTLIATVKPSDAANKQVTWSSSNTTIATVSSSGVVTAKKAGTCTITVKTVDGGFTDTCKVTVTDPVVKVTGVSLNYASLSLDVGDTRTLTATVSPSNATNKQVTWSSSNTAVATVSSSGLVTAKGAGSCTITVKTADSSYTDTCSVTVNQPVVQVTGVELSSDFVKLEKGDTATLKAAVLPLNATDKSVTWRTDDKTIATVSSSGVVTAVGPGTTKVRVRTRDGGYEAKCKIRVVISVTGVTLNKTTVKLRPGGTYTLKAAVTPADATNQEVTWMSYDTSVATVDQNGNVKAVGIGETRIRVKTRDGGFKAKCKIKVAVPVTGLSLDKTAVTVNAGSSVTLKATVSPSDATDKRVTWISYDPSIATVDSSGTVTGVKPGKVDVRAKSKDGDFTAKCKVTVK